In Fructilactobacillus cliffordii, a single genomic region encodes these proteins:
- a CDS encoding bifunctional metallophosphatase/5'-nucleotidase, with amino-acid sequence MKLTILTTSDTHGFLAPTNYVKPHANQPFGLEKAATILKREQEKSEYHLTLDDGDFLEGSPLAYYQAEVEKAVAPTAINAAFNSIEYDFGTVGNHEFNYGQEYLKNAIAGSQRQFVSANILNADGTPAFGDPYAIKTFGDLKVAVLGLTTQSVDAWENQASIHNLKFISALEAAQKYVPEMREKADVVVVLYHGGFERDLSDGKPNDKIDGENEAYAIMQQVPGIDVMATGHQHRALAGKLFGIPYVQPGHRGSYVGRIQLDLERVNGRYQVQKSHQKLIKTGDAKPDATTADSFTATEANVEKWLALPLAHIDGSMTYDDPFQVRLHGSAFVNFIQKVQMETMGCDVSATALFSNEARGFENPITMRNIITNYVYPNTLSLLEITGADLKAALEKTAEYFTIKNDQIIVDPKYHHPKIRDYNYDMYAGIDYTIKVSNPIGKRVINPTYHGKPVTNKMKLKIVLNTYRAVGGGHYPMYSEDKVIRYDTITMSNLIAKYLQKHPEVKADHTRNFKVIK; translated from the coding sequence ATGAAATTGACAATCTTAACCACTAGCGATACGCACGGCTTCTTGGCACCCACGAATTACGTTAAGCCCCACGCTAATCAGCCCTTTGGCCTGGAAAAAGCGGCCACCATTTTAAAGCGGGAGCAAGAAAAAAGTGAGTATCACTTGACCCTCGACGACGGTGACTTTTTGGAAGGATCACCGCTCGCTTACTATCAAGCTGAGGTCGAAAAAGCGGTGGCTCCCACTGCCATTAACGCGGCCTTTAATAGCATCGAGTATGACTTTGGGACGGTTGGTAATCACGAGTTTAACTACGGACAAGAGTACCTGAAAAATGCCATTGCGGGCAGTCAGCGCCAGTTCGTGTCCGCGAACATTTTAAACGCTGACGGAACCCCCGCGTTTGGAGATCCCTATGCCATTAAAACCTTTGGAGACTTAAAGGTGGCGGTCCTAGGGCTTACCACTCAATCCGTGGATGCCTGGGAAAACCAGGCGAGTATTCACAATTTAAAATTTATCTCCGCGTTAGAAGCGGCCCAGAAGTACGTTCCCGAAATGCGGGAAAAAGCAGACGTCGTGGTGGTCCTCTACCACGGTGGGTTTGAACGTGATCTAAGTGACGGAAAACCAAACGATAAAATTGATGGTGAAAACGAGGCCTACGCGATTATGCAACAAGTGCCGGGCATTGACGTGATGGCAACGGGGCACCAACACCGGGCGCTCGCCGGTAAGTTATTTGGGATTCCTTACGTCCAGCCAGGACACCGGGGCAGTTACGTTGGCCGAATTCAACTCGACCTCGAACGCGTAAACGGGCGCTACCAAGTGCAAAAGAGTCACCAAAAATTGATTAAGACGGGCGACGCTAAACCGGATGCCACAACGGCCGACAGTTTTACGGCAACGGAAGCCAACGTTGAAAAGTGGCTAGCCCTTCCCTTGGCTCACATTGATGGCAGCATGACCTACGACGATCCGTTCCAGGTTCGGCTCCACGGTTCGGCCTTCGTCAACTTCATTCAAAAGGTCCAGATGGAAACGATGGGCTGTGACGTTTCGGCTACCGCCCTCTTTTCGAACGAAGCTCGGGGTTTTGAAAATCCGATCACAATGCGCAACATTATCACAAACTACGTCTACCCCAACACCCTCTCATTGTTAGAAATTACGGGAGCTGATTTAAAGGCGGCGCTTGAAAAAACGGCCGAATACTTTACAATTAAAAACGACCAAATTATCGTTGATCCCAAGTATCACCATCCTAAAATTCGTGATTACAACTACGACATGTACGCTGGAATTGACTATACGATTAAGGTTTCTAATCCGATTGGGAAACGCGTCATTAATCCGACCTACCACGGCAAACCGGTGACCAATAAAATGAAATTAAAGATCGTCTTAAATACCTACCGGGCCGTCGGAGGGGGCCACTACCCAATGTATAGTGAAGATAAGGTGATTCGGTATGACACGATTACGATGAGCAACCTGATTGCCAAGTACTTGCAAAAGCATCCTGAAGTGAAGGCCGATCACACCCGCAACTTTAAAGTAATTAAATAG
- the spx gene encoding transcriptional regulator Spx, protein MLNLYVAPSSASSRKARAWLKDHDIPFKERNINSKPLNAAEVKHILRLTENGSEDIISTRSNIFKKLHLNLDDLSLTQLVDLLVKYPDLIKRPIIFDDKRLEVGYNEEEIRRFLPRSIRQAELKELEAKLS, encoded by the coding sequence ATGTTAAACTTATATGTTGCACCAAGTAGCGCATCTAGTCGGAAGGCTCGGGCTTGGTTAAAAGATCATGACATTCCCTTTAAAGAAAGAAACATTAATTCAAAACCATTAAATGCTGCCGAAGTAAAACACATTTTACGGTTAACTGAAAACGGGAGTGAAGACATCATCTCCACTCGTTCTAACATTTTCAAGAAGCTGCACTTAAACTTGGATGACTTGTCCTTAACTCAATTAGTTGACTTACTGGTTAAGTACCCAGATTTAATCAAGCGGCCGATTATCTTTGATGACAAGCGGCTCGAAGTGGGTTACAACGAAGAAGAAATTCGTCGTTTCTTACCACGCAGTATTCGGCAAGCAGAACTCAAAGAACTAGAAGCAAAATTAAGTTAA